From a single Cyclobacterium marinum DSM 745 genomic region:
- the nifJ gene encoding pyruvate:ferredoxin (flavodoxin) oxidoreductase, whose translation MPLKDQSKKVTIDGNEAVAYVAYRVNEVCGIYPITPASAMAEHADEWSVKGVKNIWGNIPDVIEMQSEGGAAGVIHGALQTGALATTFTASQGLMLMLPNMYKIAGELTATVFHVAARSLAAQALSIFGDHSDVMAARTTGFAMIASASVQEAHDMALICQAATLKSRVPFIHFFDGFRTSHEVNKISLLTDGQIRAMIDDDLVYAHRQRSLNPDNPFIRGTAQNPDVYFQARETVNPYYSDIPGIFQKEMDDFGKLTGRHYTLYEYYGDMDAERMIVIMASGAEVVRETVKTMTLSGEKVGVLQVRLFRPFSLKHFLEALPPSVKKIAVLDRTKEPGAAGEPLYQDVVTVLAEAYRLGQITSFPNIVGGRYGLSSKEFTPAMAKGVFDELTKPLPKNGFTIGIKDDVFYTSIEYDPAFDIIPKGTISALFFGLGSDGTVGVNKNSIKIIGEGTDLHTQGYFVYDSKKSGTQTVSHLRFGKEPVNAPYLIREASFIASHKFNYIEKVQMLRFAAQGATFLLNSPYSVDEVWDRLPRPVQEQIVEKGLKFYVIDGSAVAKAAGLGEKINTVMQACFFALSGVLPKEEAIDRIKESIKKTYSKKGKAVVEQNFRVVDAALDNLFEVKVPTKASGHLPLPPTVPPEAPEFVQQVTAMMMRGDGDELTVGQLPVDGTYPSATTRWEKRNLSDMVAQWDKDLCIQCGNCSFVCPHSVIRSKFYNEAYLEPAHEEFPSAPINARGFPETRYTLQVYVEDCTGCNLCVEVCPVTDPDDENIKAINLRPRVPVLEKERENISFFESLPVNNRAEMDFSSVRGAQFLEPLFEFSGACAGCGETPYIKVLTQLFGEQLIVANATGCSSIYGGNQPTTPWAVNKEGRGPAWSNSLFEDNAEFGLGMRIAADNHLAMARGLLQHLSPEIGEELTSSLLDNDQLYESEISRQREAVAKLKKKLAQMDRDEAEKLLSVAGHLVRRSVWAVGGDGWAYDIGSGGLDHVLSTGRNVNILVLDTEVYSNTGGQMSKATPTAATAKFAAGGKKVGKKDLALQAISYGNVYVAQVAMGANAQQTLLAMREAEAYPGPSIILAYSQCIAHGIDMRKGMTQQKLAVDCGHWPLIRYNPTLREAGKNPFVLDSPRPTIKLKDYAYNELRYSILARTNPQEAERLLDGAQELINLRWKTYEDMSGWGANKFCPVV comes from the coding sequence ATGCCCCTAAAGGATCAATCAAAAAAAGTAACCATTGACGGCAATGAAGCCGTTGCATACGTCGCTTACCGAGTTAATGAAGTATGTGGGATCTATCCCATCACACCTGCCTCCGCTATGGCCGAGCATGCCGATGAATGGTCCGTAAAAGGAGTGAAAAACATTTGGGGCAATATCCCGGACGTCATAGAAATGCAAAGTGAAGGTGGCGCTGCAGGTGTTATTCATGGTGCGCTTCAAACCGGGGCGTTGGCCACGACATTTACCGCCTCCCAGGGGTTGATGCTTATGTTGCCCAATATGTATAAGATCGCGGGGGAACTCACGGCAACAGTCTTTCATGTGGCGGCACGGTCGCTTGCTGCACAGGCACTGTCTATTTTTGGCGACCACAGCGACGTGATGGCAGCCAGGACCACAGGTTTTGCCATGATCGCTTCGGCATCTGTGCAGGAAGCCCATGACATGGCCCTTATCTGCCAGGCGGCAACATTGAAATCAAGGGTACCCTTTATTCATTTTTTCGATGGGTTCCGTACTTCTCATGAAGTGAACAAGATCAGCCTTTTAACAGACGGGCAAATCAGGGCTATGATAGATGATGATCTGGTTTACGCCCATCGCCAGCGCAGTTTAAACCCCGATAATCCCTTTATCAGGGGAACAGCCCAAAATCCCGATGTGTACTTTCAGGCTAGGGAAACTGTTAATCCTTACTATTCGGATATTCCGGGAATTTTTCAAAAAGAGATGGATGATTTTGGCAAGCTCACCGGCCGGCATTATACCCTATATGAATACTACGGTGATATGGATGCCGAAAGGATGATCGTAATCATGGCTTCCGGTGCTGAAGTGGTCCGCGAAACAGTCAAAACTATGACCCTGTCCGGGGAAAAAGTAGGAGTGCTGCAAGTAAGGCTTTTCCGTCCTTTTTCCCTAAAACATTTTCTGGAGGCCCTCCCACCTTCGGTAAAAAAAATAGCGGTACTGGACCGGACAAAGGAACCTGGTGCTGCCGGGGAACCCCTTTACCAGGATGTAGTTACGGTTTTGGCGGAAGCTTACCGCTTGGGGCAGATTACTTCTTTTCCGAATATTGTAGGTGGGAGGTACGGGCTTTCTTCGAAAGAATTTACCCCGGCTATGGCCAAAGGCGTCTTTGATGAATTGACAAAGCCTCTTCCCAAAAATGGTTTTACGATAGGCATCAAGGACGATGTCTTTTATACCAGTATAGAATATGATCCTGCTTTCGATATTATTCCCAAAGGTACCATAAGCGCACTCTTCTTTGGGCTGGGATCCGACGGGACAGTGGGGGTCAATAAAAATAGTATTAAGATCATCGGGGAGGGAACCGATCTACATACCCAGGGCTATTTTGTGTACGATTCCAAAAAATCCGGGACCCAGACGGTTTCCCATTTGCGCTTTGGCAAGGAGCCTGTCAACGCCCCTTACCTTATTCGGGAAGCCAGTTTTATTGCCAGCCATAAATTCAACTATATCGAAAAAGTCCAAATGCTCCGTTTTGCGGCGCAGGGAGCCACTTTTTTATTAAATAGCCCCTATAGTGTTGACGAAGTGTGGGACCGCCTTCCTCGCCCTGTTCAGGAACAGATCGTAGAAAAGGGACTAAAATTTTATGTGATTGACGGATCGGCTGTGGCAAAGGCTGCCGGACTGGGAGAGAAAATAAATACTGTTATGCAGGCTTGCTTTTTTGCACTTTCGGGCGTACTGCCAAAGGAGGAAGCAATAGACAGGATTAAAGAATCAATAAAAAAGACCTACTCCAAAAAAGGAAAAGCCGTAGTCGAGCAGAATTTTCGTGTGGTAGATGCGGCCCTGGATAATTTGTTTGAGGTAAAGGTGCCAACGAAAGCCTCGGGCCATCTTCCGCTCCCTCCGACCGTACCGCCCGAAGCACCTGAATTTGTGCAGCAGGTTACCGCCATGATGATGCGTGGTGACGGCGATGAACTTACTGTTGGCCAACTGCCTGTTGATGGCACCTATCCGAGTGCGACCACCCGTTGGGAAAAGCGCAATCTATCCGATATGGTGGCCCAATGGGATAAAGATTTATGTATTCAATGTGGCAATTGTAGTTTTGTATGCCCGCATAGCGTTATACGATCTAAATTCTATAACGAGGCCTATCTGGAACCGGCCCATGAGGAATTTCCTTCCGCGCCTATCAATGCACGCGGATTTCCCGAGACACGCTATACCCTGCAAGTATATGTGGAAGATTGTACCGGCTGCAACCTCTGTGTGGAAGTCTGCCCGGTTACCGACCCTGATGATGAAAACATCAAGGCCATCAACCTGAGGCCCAGGGTACCTGTTCTGGAAAAGGAAAGAGAAAATATTAGTTTCTTTGAAAGCCTTCCCGTAAACAACCGGGCAGAAATGGATTTCTCCTCGGTACGGGGTGCGCAATTCCTTGAGCCTTTATTCGAGTTTTCGGGAGCATGTGCCGGCTGTGGCGAAACACCCTATATCAAAGTGCTTACCCAGTTGTTTGGGGAGCAGCTCATTGTGGCCAATGCTACCGGGTGCTCCTCTATTTATGGAGGCAACCAGCCTACAACGCCCTGGGCTGTAAATAAAGAAGGCCGGGGGCCGGCCTGGTCGAACTCGTTGTTCGAGGACAATGCCGAATTTGGCCTGGGCATGCGGATTGCGGCCGATAACCATCTGGCCATGGCGAGGGGGTTGTTGCAGCATTTAAGCCCTGAGATAGGCGAAGAATTGACAAGCAGCCTGCTTGACAATGATCAGCTTTACGAATCGGAAATAAGCAGGCAAAGGGAAGCGGTAGCCAAACTGAAGAAAAAATTGGCCCAAATGGATCGGGACGAAGCTGAAAAGCTGCTGTCGGTGGCAGGCCACCTCGTCAGGCGAAGTGTGTGGGCGGTGGGCGGTGACGGCTGGGCCTATGACATAGGCTCGGGGGGGCTGGATCATGTACTTTCCACAGGTAGGAATGTAAACATACTTGTTCTGGATACCGAAGTATATTCCAATACGGGAGGGCAAATGTCTAAAGCTACCCCGACCGCAGCTACAGCGAAATTTGCGGCAGGAGGGAAAAAAGTTGGCAAAAAGGACCTTGCTCTTCAGGCTATTTCCTATGGCAATGTTTATGTGGCGCAGGTGGCCATGGGTGCCAACGCACAACAAACTCTGCTCGCCATGCGAGAGGCAGAGGCTTATCCCGGTCCATCGATAATATTGGCTTATAGTCAATGTATAGCCCATGGAATAGATATGCGAAAAGGGATGACCCAACAAAAACTGGCTGTAGATTGTGGGCATTGGCCCCTGATCCGCTACAACCCAACTTTGAGGGAGGCGGGCAAAAACCCGTTTGTGCTTGACTCCCCAAGGCCCACTATAAAATTAAAGGACTATGCTTACAATGAACTGCGCTATAGCATTTTGGCACGTACCAACCCTCAAGAGGCGGAACGCCTGCTTGACGGGGCACAGGAACTGATTAATTTACGCTGGAAAACCTACGAAGATATGTCGGGATGGGGGGCAAATAAATTTTGCCCGGTGGTTTGA
- a CDS encoding NAD(P)-binding protein produces MMERKYKDLTSPADLKSHDTGTGPDRQQRPDYVDLLPPCNHACPAGENIQAWLALAQDKKFEEAWQVIIEDNPMPAVMGRACYHPCEDGCNRTFIDSPVSIHAIERFLGDEAIRKNWKVEFDKKPGGKRVLVVGAGPSGLSTAYHLTRLGHSVEIHEAGPIAGGMMHFGIPAYRLPRSILDHEVERILAMGVKIVLDHKVENVLKEKKAGGFDAVFIAVGAHLSKKIDIPGMDTGKFLDAIAFLKQVEEGEKPKIGRRVAIYGGGNTAMDAARTAKRMGATEATIIYRRDQKHMPAHEFEAEEALEEGVKINWLRTIKAMDEEAFTVEVMRLEEGRPVPTGQFETLEADTLILAVGQDTDTGFLKNVPGIGFNKDGTVIVGPDMMTGHEGIFAGGDMVPSQRSVTVAIGHGKKAARHIDGFLRSASYNKPPKHPIVGHERLQLWYNTTAPQKEQASLSVQKRIESFDEIKAGLSEEEALFESQRCLSCGNCFECDGCYAACPEDAIIKLGAGNRYEYDFDRCTGCAICYEQCPCHAIEMIPEPKNLRLCP; encoded by the coding sequence ATTATGGAACGGAAATATAAGGATTTGACCTCGCCTGCGGACCTTAAAAGCCATGATACCGGCACCGGACCGGATAGGCAGCAGCGCCCGGACTATGTAGATTTACTTCCCCCTTGTAACCATGCCTGCCCTGCCGGAGAAAACATACAGGCATGGCTGGCACTGGCACAGGACAAAAAGTTTGAAGAAGCCTGGCAGGTAATTATAGAGGATAACCCTATGCCTGCCGTGATGGGGCGTGCATGTTACCACCCTTGTGAAGATGGCTGTAACCGCACCTTTATAGACAGTCCGGTAAGCATTCATGCTATTGAACGTTTTCTGGGCGATGAGGCCATCAGGAAAAATTGGAAAGTAGAATTTGATAAAAAACCTGGGGGCAAACGGGTGCTGGTGGTTGGAGCGGGACCAAGCGGACTGTCCACAGCCTACCATCTTACCCGATTGGGGCATAGCGTTGAAATCCATGAGGCTGGGCCCATAGCAGGTGGTATGATGCACTTTGGGATCCCTGCCTACCGGCTTCCGCGAAGTATTTTGGACCATGAGGTAGAGCGTATTTTGGCCATGGGGGTAAAGATTGTACTGGACCATAAAGTTGAAAATGTACTGAAAGAAAAAAAGGCTGGTGGTTTTGATGCCGTCTTCATCGCCGTTGGTGCCCATCTCTCAAAAAAAATTGATATCCCTGGCATGGATACTGGAAAATTTTTGGATGCTATTGCCTTTTTAAAACAGGTGGAAGAGGGCGAAAAGCCTAAAATAGGTAGAAGGGTGGCCATTTATGGTGGGGGCAATACAGCCATGGATGCCGCGCGAACGGCAAAACGGATGGGGGCAACCGAGGCGACCATCATCTACAGGCGAGACCAAAAACATATGCCAGCCCATGAATTTGAAGCGGAAGAAGCCCTGGAAGAAGGTGTAAAGATCAACTGGCTACGCACTATAAAAGCGATGGACGAAGAAGCATTCACCGTTGAGGTCATGCGCTTAGAAGAAGGAAGACCCGTACCCACCGGGCAGTTTGAAACTCTGGAAGCCGATACGCTCATATTGGCCGTGGGACAGGATACCGATACAGGGTTTTTAAAAAACGTGCCCGGCATTGGTTTCAACAAAGATGGGACCGTAATTGTTGGGCCCGATATGATGACCGGCCATGAAGGAATTTTTGCGGGGGGCGATATGGTACCCAGCCAGCGCAGCGTAACAGTAGCAATAGGACATGGTAAAAAAGCAGCACGCCATATAGATGGATTTTTGCGGAGTGCCTCCTATAATAAACCGCCTAAACATCCAATCGTAGGCCATGAACGACTGCAACTTTGGTATAATACAACTGCCCCACAAAAGGAGCAGGCTTCCCTTTCCGTTCAAAAGCGTATCGAAAGCTTTGATGAAATAAAGGCTGGATTAAGCGAAGAAGAAGCACTTTTTGAATCACAACGCTGCCTCTCCTGTGGCAATTGCTTTGAATGTGATGGTTGCTATGCTGCCTGCCCGGAAGACGCCATAATAAAGCTGGGGGCAGGCAATAGATATGAGTATGACTTTGATCGCTGTACAGGTTGTGCGATATGTTATGAACAATGCCCCTGCCATGCCATAGAAATGATTCCAGAACCTAAAAACTTAAGGCTATGCCCCTAA
- a CDS encoding site-2 protease family protein: MKKWSLYMGSYSGIKVFIHWTFWIIIGWIFMMHFQMGHGWAEGLAGALFILALFGCVVLHEFGHALMAKKYGIPTRDITLYPIGGVASLNRMPEKPSQELAVALAGPAVNVVIAGILYIFLLSNDQLLPISEIDHVAGENFWFNLMTANVILAVFNLIPAFPMDGGRVLRAVLAFNLDKLRATTIAVQVGQLLAIVFVFLGFFTNFWLVFIGLFIFLGAGAEAVHESAKSALVGYTASDVLVQQYTRLSPLETFEKAVQMLRNTQEQGFVVVENDQAKGVLTRKELIKGLSEYGNTSPVYKVMRKDPIIIALDMPLQEVYQNLAANNLSLALVVEDGQLLGIVDIKGINELIAVKKGLKLPKFS, encoded by the coding sequence ATGAAAAAATGGTCATTATATATGGGAAGCTACTCTGGTATCAAGGTATTTATCCATTGGACCTTCTGGATCATTATTGGATGGATATTCATGATGCACTTTCAAATGGGACACGGATGGGCCGAAGGCTTGGCAGGTGCCCTCTTTATCCTAGCTTTGTTTGGCTGTGTGGTACTGCATGAGTTTGGCCATGCACTAATGGCCAAAAAATACGGCATCCCAACACGTGATATTACCCTTTACCCGATCGGGGGCGTGGCCAGTCTCAATAGAATGCCCGAAAAACCTTCCCAAGAACTGGCCGTAGCACTGGCCGGCCCAGCGGTAAATGTCGTAATTGCCGGAATCCTCTATATTTTTCTGTTGTCAAACGATCAATTATTGCCCATCTCGGAAATAGACCACGTAGCTGGGGAAAATTTCTGGTTCAACCTCATGACTGCCAATGTGATCCTAGCGGTTTTTAATCTGATACCGGCATTCCCTATGGATGGCGGAAGGGTGCTAAGGGCAGTATTGGCGTTCAACTTGGACAAGCTTCGGGCCACCACAATCGCCGTACAGGTAGGGCAATTGCTGGCCATCGTATTTGTTTTCCTGGGGTTCTTTACAAATTTTTGGCTGGTGTTCATCGGTCTGTTTATCTTTTTGGGGGCTGGGGCTGAGGCGGTACATGAAAGTGCCAAATCTGCACTTGTCGGATACACGGCAAGTGACGTTTTGGTCCAACAGTATACCCGCCTATCGCCCTTAGAAACCTTTGAAAAAGCAGTACAAATGTTGCGGAATACTCAGGAACAAGGATTTGTGGTGGTAGAGAACGATCAGGCAAAAGGTGTCCTGACACGAAAGGAACTAATTAAGGGTTTGTCCGAATATGGAAATACTTCTCCGGTATACAAAGTGATGCGAAAGGATCCTATCATAATCGCCCTCGATATGCCCTTGCAGGAGGTTTATCAAAATCTTGCGGCCAACAACCTTTCACTTGCTCTGGTAGTGGAGGACGGACAGCTTTTGGGCATTGTGGACATTAAGGGTATCAACGAACTGATTGCAGTAAAAAAAGGACTCAAATTACCAAAATTCTCATAG
- a CDS encoding 6-phosphofructokinase, protein MKNIKQQHIAVFTSGGDSPGMNAALFGIAKKAEQSGMRLSGIRKGYEGLIDGDLVPLDTHKLQKMAHRGGTILKTARSKRFLMLEGRQRALENLKKNDVDALIAIGGDGTFKGLLAFSEICDLPFIGIPGTIDNDISGTDYTLGFDSAVNTAIENIDKIQDTAESHNRVFIVEVMGRDSGYIAIHSGLMVGADAILIPESGADFIYLLDKIKNYDSEDAFLIVISEGDEIGAELVASKIKEINTNIDLRITRMGHVQRGGNPSALDRMLGIRLGVAAVDALLKGRKNIMVGVLNNRLHSTPFEEVVKQHQINDELQGLLELFGNEKYNERIGN, encoded by the coding sequence ATGAAGAACATAAAACAGCAACATATAGCAGTATTTACCTCGGGAGGCGATTCCCCAGGGATGAATGCCGCATTATTCGGAATTGCAAAAAAAGCAGAACAAAGTGGCATGAGGTTAAGCGGCATCCGAAAAGGATATGAGGGTTTAATAGATGGCGATTTGGTTCCTCTGGACACCCATAAATTGCAAAAGATGGCACATCGCGGAGGAACAATACTAAAAACGGCTCGAAGCAAACGTTTTTTAATGCTAGAAGGAAGACAGCGGGCTTTGGAAAATCTTAAAAAAAATGACGTTGATGCGCTGATCGCTATAGGTGGCGATGGCACTTTTAAAGGTTTGTTGGCTTTTTCGGAAATATGTGACCTCCCTTTTATAGGTATCCCCGGCACCATCGACAACGATATTTCCGGCACCGATTATACCCTCGGCTTTGATTCCGCAGTAAATACAGCTATTGAAAACATCGATAAAATACAAGATACCGCTGAATCGCATAACCGGGTGTTCATAGTGGAAGTAATGGGTAGGGATTCAGGGTACATCGCCATTCACTCAGGATTGATGGTAGGTGCCGATGCCATACTTATTCCTGAGAGTGGTGCAGATTTTATTTACCTATTGGATAAGATTAAAAATTACGATAGTGAAGATGCCTTCCTTATCGTGATTTCCGAAGGTGATGAAATAGGAGCTGAACTTGTTGCATCCAAAATAAAAGAAATCAATACAAATATCGATTTACGGATTACGAGGATGGGCCACGTACAGCGAGGTGGCAATCCTTCTGCTTTGGATAGAATGTTGGGCATTCGGCTTGGAGTGGCAGCTGTAGATGCACTTTTAAAAGGTAGAAAGAACATAATGGTTGGTGTTTTAAACAATCGATTACATTCTACCCCCTTTGAAGAAGTGGTTAAACAACATCAAATAAATGATGAATTACAGGGACTTTTGGAACTATTTGGGAATGAAAAATACAATGAAAGGATCGGCAACTAA
- the glgP gene encoding alpha-glucan family phosphorylase: MKEQKINANQLYGLMHTDIEGIDGLIELALNIRWSWNHASDELWRQLDSELWEFTRNPWVILQMISRDRLEGHLADPAFRIKLDGLLKKNDQAISMPSWFQHNHPKAALTTIAYFSMEYMLNEALPIYAGGLGNVAGDQLKSASDLGVPVVAVGILYAKGYFRQEIDKYGTQNALFPYNDPGQLPVTPLRLPNGEWLRIKVSMPGHPVWLRAWQVQVGRSKLYLLDSNDAANLPTHRGITDELYGGGTDLRIKQEIILGVGGYKLLRALDIMPEVCHLNEGHAAFLVLERANDFMKENGTSFAEALAVTRAGNLFTTHTAVAAGFDHFSPSSMEYHLGTYAKEQLGLDFNELMALGRANTNNHSESFNMAYLAIRGSGAVNGVSQLHGEVSRNLFNNLFPRWPVAEVPVGHVTNGVHMPCWDSKYADEIWTESCGKDRWRGELDDHSAHISKLSDEKLWEFRDRSRNRLVDFIRGRFERQALVSGLPAEVVEIANQVFDPGTLTLGFARRFVPYKRPDLLLYDPERLVRILTHPEHPVQLVLAGKAPPFDEAGKGLIRKWVRFIQQHNLYKHVLFLSDYDMMLAENLVQGVDVWLNTPRRPWEASGTSGMKVLVNGGLNLSELDGWWAEAYTPEVGWALGDGQEHGNDPAWDAQEAATLYEILEQQVVPEFYARNKKGVSEIWVGRMRKSMATLTPRFSANRTVREYTEDYYLPAAINYKKSAARKGAKGKRIVSAGHELKNKWDAIKFDQVEIESVRQKHHLKVPIWLNGINPKHIQVELFAEGINGETSENLKMKFDWIGEDGAHNFYVQVNSSRPIDHYTVRIVPSYEGVSVPLEDNLIVWQR, from the coding sequence ATGAAAGAACAAAAAATCAACGCAAATCAACTCTACGGGTTGATGCACACGGACATCGAGGGAATCGATGGCCTTATAGAACTGGCCCTGAACATCCGTTGGTCATGGAACCATGCCTCTGATGAATTATGGCGACAACTAGATTCAGAGCTATGGGAATTCACACGCAATCCATGGGTCATTTTGCAAATGATTTCACGGGATCGACTTGAAGGGCATTTGGCAGATCCGGCTTTTCGGATAAAGCTCGATGGCCTGTTAAAGAAAAACGATCAGGCGATTTCCATGCCTTCGTGGTTTCAGCACAACCACCCGAAGGCAGCACTTACGACCATTGCCTATTTCAGTATGGAATATATGCTCAACGAGGCCCTGCCTATTTATGCAGGTGGTCTGGGCAATGTGGCGGGCGACCAATTGAAATCGGCCAGCGATCTGGGTGTACCGGTTGTTGCCGTTGGGATACTTTATGCCAAAGGATATTTCCGTCAGGAAATCGATAAATACGGCACTCAAAATGCCTTGTTCCCCTATAATGACCCGGGGCAATTGCCCGTTACGCCCTTGCGTCTACCGAATGGGGAATGGTTGCGAATAAAAGTGTCGATGCCCGGTCATCCGGTATGGCTCCGTGCATGGCAGGTACAGGTAGGTAGGTCTAAGCTCTATCTCTTGGATAGCAACGACGCCGCCAACTTGCCCACACATCGTGGAATAACGGATGAGTTGTATGGCGGAGGGACTGATCTGCGTATAAAACAGGAAATCATATTGGGAGTGGGGGGTTATAAATTGCTCCGGGCCTTGGATATAATGCCCGAAGTATGTCACTTGAACGAAGGACATGCTGCGTTTCTGGTTCTGGAACGCGCCAACGATTTTATGAAGGAGAACGGAACTTCATTTGCCGAGGCGCTTGCTGTTACACGGGCGGGCAACTTATTTACGACACACACGGCAGTTGCAGCCGGTTTTGACCATTTTAGCCCCTCGTCCATGGAATACCATTTAGGTACTTATGCAAAAGAACAACTGGGCCTGGACTTTAATGAACTCATGGCCCTGGGGCGGGCAAACACAAATAACCATTCAGAGAGTTTTAACATGGCCTATCTGGCCATCCGTGGTAGTGGGGCGGTAAATGGAGTTAGCCAATTGCACGGAGAGGTAAGTAGAAATCTTTTTAACAATCTTTTCCCGCGCTGGCCGGTAGCGGAAGTCCCGGTAGGCCATGTGACCAATGGAGTGCACATGCCATGTTGGGATTCCAAATATGCCGATGAAATCTGGACTGAATCCTGTGGAAAAGATCGCTGGAGGGGTGAACTAGATGACCATTCGGCACATATTTCTAAGCTATCCGACGAAAAACTCTGGGAATTTAGGGACCGATCTAGAAATCGTCTTGTCGATTTTATAAGGGGAAGGTTTGAGAGGCAGGCCCTAGTCTCTGGCCTACCAGCAGAAGTGGTCGAGATCGCAAACCAAGTTTTTGACCCGGGCACCTTGACATTGGGATTTGCTCGTCGATTTGTGCCTTACAAAAGACCGGACCTCTTATTGTACGATCCCGAACGGCTTGTCCGAATTCTTACCCATCCGGAACATCCTGTACAATTGGTATTGGCAGGTAAAGCTCCCCCATTTGATGAAGCAGGAAAAGGATTGATACGAAAATGGGTACGGTTTATTCAACAACATAATTTGTACAAACATGTCCTATTTCTAAGTGATTATGACATGATGTTGGCAGAAAATTTGGTTCAAGGCGTTGATGTGTGGCTAAATACACCGAGAAGACCATGGGAAGCCAGCGGGACCAGTGGTATGAAAGTACTTGTAAATGGTGGCCTCAACTTGTCGGAATTGGACGGTTGGTGGGCCGAGGCATATACTCCGGAGGTGGGTTGGGCATTGGGTGATGGCCAAGAACATGGCAATGATCCCGCATGGGACGCGCAGGAGGCAGCAACACTATATGAAATACTGGAGCAGCAGGTCGTCCCCGAATTCTATGCACGTAACAAAAAAGGAGTGTCGGAAATTTGGGTGGGACGCATGCGAAAAAGTATGGCAACCCTAACGCCTCGTTTTTCCGCCAACCGAACGGTTCGCGAATATACAGAGGACTATTATCTGCCCGCAGCAATCAACTATAAAAAATCCGCAGCTAGAAAAGGAGCTAAAGGGAAAAGAATTGTTAGCGCAGGACATGAGCTCAAAAATAAATGGGATGCCATAAAATTCGATCAAGTTGAAATTGAAAGTGTACGCCAAAAACACCACCTTAAAGTACCGATTTGGTTGAATGGAATAAACCCCAAACATATTCAGGTAGAACTATTCGCCGAAGGTATCAACGGTGAAACGTCTGAAAACCTCAAGATGAAATTTGATTGGATAGGAGAGGATGGGGCACATAACTTTTATGTACAGGTAAATTCTTCCCGACCTATCGATCACTATACAGTACGTATTGTACCCAGCTACGAAGGAGTTTCTGTGCCGTTGGAGGATAACTTGATAGTATGGCAGCGTTAA